The Lasioglossum baleicum unplaced genomic scaffold, iyLasBale1 scaffold1564, whole genome shotgun sequence genome includes a region encoding these proteins:
- the LOC143220781 gene encoding LOW QUALITY PROTEIN: rab GDP dissociation inhibitor beta-like (The sequence of the model RefSeq protein was modified relative to this genomic sequence to represent the inferred CDS: inserted 1 base in 1 codon): MNEEYDAIVLGTGLKECILSGMLSVSGKKVLHVDRNKYYGGESASITPLEDLFAKFKVAPPGESYGRGRDWNVDLIPKFLMANGLLVKLLIHTGVTRYLEFKCVEGSYVYKSGKISKVPIDQQEALSSDLMGIFEKRRFRSFLIWVQNMQEDNPKTWDGFDPFTNSMSALYNKFNLDKNTQDFTGHALALYRDDEYISQRAITTIRRIKLYSDSLARYGKSPYLYPMYGLGELPQGFARLSAIYGGTYMLDKPIDEIVMKNGVVSCVCSGDEVAKCKQLFCDPTYVPEHVKKVGQVIRCICLLDHPIPNTGDALSTQIIIPQKQVNRNSDIYVSLVSHTHQVAAKGWFIAMVSTTVETKNPEAEIKPGLDLLGPIKQKFISVSDYMEPTDNGXESQIFISTSYDATTHFETTCLDVLDIFKRATGEEFDFNKVKQDLGDEDQ, from the exons ATGAATGAGGAATACGACGCGATCGTGTTGGGTACCGGACTCAAGGAATGCATACTTTCGGGTATGCTGTCGGTCAGTGGAAAGAAAGTGCTCCATGTAGATCGTAACAAATATTACGGCGGTGAATCTGCTTCGATCACGCCTTTGGAGGATTTGTTCGC GAAATTCAAGGTCGCGCCACCTGGTGAATCCTATGGTCGTGGTCGCGACTGGAACGTTGATTTAATCCCAAAGTTCCTGATGGCAAACGGCTTGCTGGTAaaacttctaattcacacaggcGTGACGCGGTATTTGGAATTCAAATGCGTCGAGGGATCTTACGTCTATAAGTCCGGCAAAATTTCAAAGGTGCCGATAGATCAGCAGGAAGCATTGTCCAGCGATTTAATGGGCATTTTCGAAAAAAGACGTTTCCGTAGCTTCCTTATATGGGTACAAAATATGCAAGAAGACAATCCTAAGACTTGGGACGGCTTCGATCCATTTACTAATAGCATGAGTGCTTTGTACAATAAGTTTAATCTCGATAAAAACACTCAAGATTTCACAGGACATGCACTAGCTCTTTATAG AGATGACGAATACATAAGCCAAAGAGCGATCACTACTATAAGGAGAATTAAATTGTATAGCGATAGTTTAGCACGTTACGGAAAATCACCATATCTATACCCCATGTACGGCTTGGGTGAACTTCCACAAGGTTTTGCACGACTTAGCGCTATTTATGGTGGAACGTACATGTTAGACAAACCGATAGATGAAATCGTAATGAAAAACGGAGTG GTTTCTTGTGTGTGTTCCGGCGACGAAGTAGCTAAATGTAAACAATTGTTTTGTGATCCTACATATGTACCTGAGCATGTGAAAAAAGTGGGTCAAGTCATAAGATGCATTTGTCTTTTAGACCATCCGATACCGAATACGGGAGATGCTCTTTCAACGCAAATTATTATTCCACAAAAACAA GTTAATCGTAATTCCGATATCTACGTATCTTTAGTATCGCATACTCATCAAGTAGCGGCAAAAGGATGGTTCATAGCCATGGTATCTACTACTGTGGAAACAAAGAATCCAGAAGCTGAAATTAAACCAGGCTTGGATCTACTTGGACCGATTAAACAAAAGTTCATATCAGTATCTGATTATATGGAACCGACAGACAATG TGGAGAGTCAGATTTTTATATCGACAAGTTATGATGCTACAACGCATTTTGAAACTACTTGTTTAGATGTTCTCGATATATTTAAACGAGCTACCGGTGAAGAATTCGATTTTAACAAAGTAAAGCAAGACCTAGGCGATGAAGACCAGTAA